A DNA window from Paenibacillus sp. HWE-109 contains the following coding sequences:
- the pdxR gene encoding MocR-like pyridoxine biosynthesis transcription factor PdxR, with protein MEFHLPYDAYRMKYASKYAALYHALHDEILESRLPLHTKLPSSRELARLFGLSRGTVNQVYDMLIAEGYLQADVGRGTYVVYASGQRKKDELEEREIRLSDWGERVRAEERGRGQGKEPYRPDHISFRMGHPHLDEFPRELWNRGMYEQVRRMTESPQEEAFAAEGHEALRIAIAQHLRRMRGIDAPPERIVIVNGSMQAIALLTQVLVNAGDPVVVERPGYQGATRAVLAAGGVPIHAEVDGQGLVPQPWNARLLFVTPSRQFPTGAVLGLERRQQLLRWAAEQGAVIVEDDYDSEFRHRGRPIEPLKVLDQEGRVVYIGTFSITMLQELRIGYVVLPKALVGAFVAAKRLFEPHPSGLLEQRSLAAFMASGGYERHLRRMRRVYASKFLLLQGLLQERMSTRFDWVESDAGLHLFGWWRGNAASYASYAAECQEAGVTWSDAASYGLPPGRAGACFSFAHLTEDEIRRGVQLLR; from the coding sequence ATGGAGTTTCATTTGCCTTACGATGCCTATCGTATGAAATATGCAAGCAAGTACGCGGCTTTGTATCATGCGCTGCATGACGAGATCTTGGAGAGCAGGCTCCCACTGCATACGAAGCTGCCGTCCAGTCGTGAGTTAGCCCGTTTATTTGGTTTATCGCGGGGGACGGTGAATCAGGTCTATGATATGTTGATTGCTGAAGGATATTTGCAGGCTGATGTTGGGAGAGGGACTTATGTTGTCTATGCGAGTGGACAGCGGAAGAAAGATGAGCTCGAAGAAAGGGAGATTCGCTTGTCCGATTGGGGGGAGCGTGTTCGTGCGGAAGAAAGGGGAAGGGGGCAGGGGAAAGAGCCGTATCGCCCCGATCACATTTCTTTCAGGATGGGGCATCCCCATCTTGATGAGTTCCCGCGAGAGCTGTGGAATCGCGGGATGTATGAGCAGGTGCGGCGCATGACGGAGTCGCCGCAGGAGGAGGCCTTCGCCGCTGAGGGGCATGAAGCGCTGCGCATAGCAATCGCACAGCACCTAAGGCGTATGCGTGGCATCGATGCGCCTCCCGAGCGCATCGTCATCGTGAATGGGTCGATGCAAGCGATAGCGCTGCTGACCCAAGTGCTGGTGAATGCGGGCGATCCCGTGGTCGTGGAACGTCCGGGATATCAAGGCGCCACGCGCGCTGTGCTGGCGGCTGGCGGGGTGCCCATCCACGCTGAGGTGGATGGGCAAGGTCTAGTGCCGCAGCCGTGGAATGCGCGGCTGCTGTTCGTGACCCCGAGCCGCCAGTTCCCTACGGGAGCGGTGCTGGGCTTAGAGCGCCGCCAGCAGCTGCTGCGCTGGGCGGCCGAGCAGGGCGCTGTCATCGTCGAAGACGACTATGACAGCGAGTTCAGGCACCGCGGGCGGCCCATCGAGCCGCTCAAGGTGCTGGACCAAGAGGGCCGAGTGGTCTACATCGGCACCTTCTCCATCACGATGCTGCAGGAGCTGCGCATCGGCTATGTTGTGCTGCCGAAGGCGCTGGTGGGCGCCTTCGTGGCCGCAAAGCGGCTGTTCGAGCCGCACCCTTCGGGGCTGCTCGAGCAGCGCTCGCTCGCCGCTTTCATGGCGAGCGGCGGCTACGAGCGGCACCTGCGCCGGATGCGGCGGGTGTACGCGAGCAAGTTCCTGCTCCTGCAAGGGCTGCTGCAGGAACGAATGTCTACCCGGTTCGACTGGGTAGAGAGCGATGCGGGGCTGCATTTATTCGGTTGGTGGCGCGGCAATGCCGCCAGTTACGCGAGCTATGCAGCCGAATGCCAAGAAGCGGGCGTCACGTGGAGTGATGCTGCTTCATACGGCTTGCCGCCAGGCCGCGCGGGAGCTTGCTTCTCTTTTGCCCATCTGACCGAAGACGAGATCCGCCGCGGCGTGCAGCTTTTGAGATAA